The Lonsdalea populi genome window below encodes:
- the dxs gene encoding 1-deoxy-D-xylulose-5-phosphate synthase has product MTLDIAKYPTLALVETPDELRLLPKESLPKLCDELRQYLLDSVSRSSGHFASGLGTVELTVALHYVYNTPFDRVIWDVGHQAYPHKILTGRRDRIATIRQKGGLHPFPWREESEFDVLSVGHSSTSISAGIGLAVAADREGLGRRTVCVIGDGAITAGMAFEAMNHAGDIDPDMLVVLNDNEMSISENVGALNNHLAQLLSGKLYTTLREGGKKVLSGVPPIKELVRRTEEHLKAMVVPGTLFEELGFNYIGPIDGHDVNVLTQTLKNMRGLKGPQLLHIMTKKGRGYAPAEQDPISWHAVPKFDPASGMLPKSKEGLPTYSKIFGQWLTETAAGDSKLMAITPAMREGSGMVEFSRQYPKQYFDVAIAEQHAVTFAAGLAIGGYKPVVAIYSTFLQRAYDQVIHDVAIQKLPVLFAIDRGGIVGADGPTHQGAFDLSFLRCIPNMVIMTPSDENECRLMLHTGYHYQDGPVAVRYPRGNGLGIELTPLESIAIGKGIVRREGGKLAILNFGTLLPEASEAAEKLNATLVDMRFVKPLDVELLETLMANHDALVTLEENAVMGGAGSGVNEWVMTKRRPVSVLNLGLPDRFISQGSQQEVRADLGLDAAGIEQRIREWLA; this is encoded by the coding sequence ATGACCCTTGATATAGCGAAATATCCCACGCTGGCGCTGGTGGAAACCCCGGACGAACTGCGCCTGCTGCCCAAAGAAAGTCTGCCGAAACTGTGCGATGAGCTTCGGCAATATCTGCTGGACAGCGTCAGCCGTTCAAGCGGGCATTTTGCCTCCGGTCTCGGGACGGTGGAATTGACGGTAGCCCTGCACTACGTCTACAACACCCCGTTTGATCGCGTGATCTGGGACGTTGGCCATCAGGCCTATCCGCACAAAATCCTGACCGGCCGGCGCGATCGTATCGCGACCATCCGGCAGAAAGGCGGCCTGCACCCGTTCCCCTGGCGTGAAGAGAGCGAATTCGATGTACTGAGCGTCGGCCACTCCTCCACCTCCATCAGCGCCGGCATCGGCCTGGCGGTCGCCGCCGACCGTGAAGGCCTGGGCAGGCGGACCGTCTGCGTCATCGGCGACGGCGCCATCACCGCGGGCATGGCGTTTGAAGCCATGAACCACGCGGGAGATATCGACCCGGATATGCTGGTGGTGCTCAACGATAATGAGATGTCGATTTCCGAAAACGTGGGTGCCTTGAACAATCATCTGGCGCAGCTGCTGTCCGGCAAGCTCTACACCACGCTGCGCGAAGGCGGCAAAAAAGTGCTGTCCGGCGTGCCGCCCATCAAAGAGCTGGTGCGGCGCACCGAAGAGCATCTCAAGGCAATGGTCGTCCCCGGCACGCTGTTCGAGGAGTTGGGCTTCAACTACATTGGTCCCATCGACGGTCACGACGTCAATGTACTAACGCAGACGCTGAAAAACATGCGGGGCCTGAAAGGGCCGCAGTTGCTGCACATCATGACCAAGAAAGGCCGTGGCTATGCGCCCGCCGAACAGGACCCGATCAGCTGGCACGCCGTGCCTAAATTCGACCCGGCCAGCGGGATGCTGCCAAAGAGCAAGGAAGGGCTGCCAACCTACTCCAAAATCTTCGGTCAGTGGCTGACAGAGACCGCTGCGGGCGACAGCAAGCTAATGGCGATCACGCCAGCCATGCGGGAAGGCTCCGGGATGGTCGAGTTCTCCCGCCAATATCCCAAACAGTATTTCGACGTGGCCATCGCCGAACAGCATGCGGTGACCTTCGCCGCCGGACTGGCGATTGGCGGCTACAAACCGGTCGTCGCGATCTACTCCACCTTTTTGCAGCGGGCCTACGATCAGGTCATTCACGACGTCGCGATTCAGAAGCTACCGGTCCTGTTCGCTATCGATCGCGGCGGTATCGTGGGTGCCGATGGGCCGACGCACCAAGGCGCATTCGACCTCTCATTCCTGCGCTGCATCCCTAATATGGTGATCATGACGCCGAGCGACGAGAATGAATGTCGTCTTATGCTGCACACCGGCTATCACTATCAGGACGGGCCGGTGGCCGTTCGCTATCCGCGCGGCAATGGTCTGGGCATAGAACTGACGCCGCTGGAATCAATTGCGATCGGCAAAGGCATCGTGCGTCGCGAAGGCGGGAAGCTGGCCATTCTCAACTTCGGGACGCTGCTGCCTGAAGCGAGTGAGGCGGCCGAAAAGCTGAATGCGACGCTGGTGGATATGCGTTTCGTCAAACCGTTGGACGTCGAGCTGCTTGAAACGCTGATGGCAAACCACGACGCGCTGGTGACGCTGGAAGAGAATGCGGTAATGGGGGGAGCAGGCAGCGGCGTGAACGAGTGGGTGATGACGAAGCGCCGACCCGTGTCGGTGCTGAATCTTGGCCTGCCGGATCGGTTTATTTCTCAGGGCTCGCAGCAGGAGGTACGCGCCGATCTGGGACTGGATGCGGCGGGTATTGAACAACGTATCCGGGAGTGGCTGGCCTGA
- the thiL gene encoding thiamine-phosphate kinase, translating into MVAGEFDLIARYFDRVRTTRRDVELGIGDDCALLTVADKMQLAVSTDTLVAGVHFLPDIDPADLAYKSLAVNLSDLAAMGADPAWVSLALTLPSINSGWLEAYSNSLFELLDYYDMQLVGGDTTRGPLSITLTIQGLVPAGRALRRDGAHVGDWIYVTGTLGDSAAGLAILQDRLQVEDDERRRYLLQRHLRPQPRILQGQALRGLAHSAIDLSDGLASDLRHILTASECGAHINLDRLPYSDALAQSVNADCARRWALGGGEDYELCFTVPELNRGAIDVALSHLGVRYTCIGQMCPAAEGLRFFQHDEPVDIDLKGYDHFGE; encoded by the coding sequence ATGGTTGCTGGTGAATTCGATCTGATTGCCCGTTATTTTGACCGGGTGAGAACAACGCGCCGGGACGTTGAACTGGGCATTGGAGACGACTGTGCGTTGCTGACGGTGGCTGATAAAATGCAGCTGGCGGTCAGTACGGATACCCTGGTGGCCGGCGTACACTTCCTGCCGGACATCGATCCGGCGGACTTGGCCTACAAATCGTTGGCCGTCAATCTGAGCGATCTTGCCGCTATGGGCGCCGATCCGGCATGGGTATCCCTCGCCTTGACGCTGCCGTCTATCAACAGCGGCTGGTTGGAGGCCTATAGCAACAGCCTGTTCGAACTGCTCGATTACTACGATATGCAACTGGTCGGTGGCGACACCACCCGCGGTCCGCTTAGTATTACCCTGACGATTCAGGGACTGGTGCCCGCCGGACGCGCCCTGCGGCGCGATGGCGCACACGTCGGCGACTGGATCTACGTCACGGGGACGCTGGGCGACAGCGCTGCGGGTCTGGCTATTTTGCAGGATCGCCTGCAGGTCGAGGACGACGAAAGGCGACGCTACCTGTTGCAACGTCATCTGCGGCCTCAGCCGCGCATTTTGCAAGGGCAGGCGCTACGTGGTCTAGCGCATTCCGCCATCGACCTGTCCGACGGTCTGGCTTCCGATCTTCGCCATATTCTTACCGCCAGCGAATGCGGCGCGCACATCAATCTGGATAGGCTACCGTATTCTGATGCGCTGGCACAGTCGGTAAATGCCGATTGCGCCAGACGTTGGGCGTTAGGCGGGGGAGAGGATTACGAACTGTGCTTCACCGTGCCGGAGCTAAATCGCGGCGCGATAGATGTGGCGCTTAGCCACCTGGGCGTGCGCTATACCTGCATCGGACAGATGTGTCCGGCTGCCGAAGGGCTGCGCTTCTTCCAACACGACGAACCTGTCGACATCGACCTCAAAGGCTATGACCACTTTGGTGAGTGA
- the ribH gene encoding 6,7-dimethyl-8-ribityllumazine synthase, with amino-acid sequence MNVIEGVVATPNARVAIAIARFNHFINNSLLEGAVDALKRIGQVKEENITVVWVPGAYELPLAVRALTKSTQNGGYDAVVALGTVIRGGTAHFEFVAGECSSGLSQVAMNSDIPVAFGVLTTESIEQAIERAGTKAGNKGAEAALTALEMINVLHAIQQA; translated from the coding sequence ATGAACGTTATTGAAGGTGTTGTTGCGACGCCTAACGCCCGCGTGGCGATTGCCATTGCCCGCTTCAACCATTTCATCAACAACAGCCTGTTAGAAGGCGCCGTTGACGCTCTGAAACGCATCGGCCAGGTGAAGGAAGAGAACATCACCGTGGTATGGGTGCCGGGAGCCTACGAACTACCGCTAGCGGTACGCGCGTTGACCAAAAGCACTCAAAACGGCGGTTACGATGCCGTGGTAGCGCTGGGAACGGTGATCCGTGGTGGGACAGCCCATTTTGAATTTGTGGCTGGCGAATGCAGCTCAGGTTTGTCGCAGGTTGCCATGAACAGCGACATTCCCGTGGCTTTCGGCGTACTGACGACGGAAAGCATTGAGCAAGCTATCGAACGCGCCGGCACCAAAGCGGGCAATAAAGGCGCAGAAGCTGCGTTGACCGCGCTTGAAATGATTAATGTATTACACGCTATCCAGCAAGCCTGA
- the thiI gene encoding tRNA uracil 4-sulfurtransferase ThiI: protein MKFIIKLFPEITIKSQSVRLRFIKILTGNIRNVLKQYDETLAVVRHWDHIEVRAQDESQRLIIRDALTRIPGIHHVLEVEEHDYTDLHNIFEQTLDMYRDQVEGKTFCVRVKRRGKHDFSSQDVERYVGGGLNQHIESAKVNLTSPQVTVHLEIEQDRLLLIKGRYEGIGGYPIGTQEDVLSLISGGFDSGVSSYMLMRRGCRVHYCFFNLGGAAHEIGVKQVAHYLWNRFGSSHRVRFVAVDFEPVVGEILEKVDDGQMGVVLKRMMVRAASKVAERYGVQALVTGEALGQVSSQTLTNLRMIDNATDTLILRPLISHDKEHIINMARQLGTEDFAKTMPEYCGVISKNPTVKAVKAKIEHEESQFDFDILDRVVSEARNLDIREIAEQTTQEVVAVETVDAFAANDILLDIRSPDEQDDRPLSLEQIDIKSLPFYKLATQFGDLDQSKTYLLYCERGVMSRLQALYLREQGFDNVKVYRP, encoded by the coding sequence ATGAAGTTTATCATTAAATTGTTCCCGGAAATCACCATCAAAAGCCAATCTGTGCGGTTGCGCTTTATCAAAATCCTCACAGGGAATATCCGAAACGTTTTAAAACAGTATGATGAAACGCTGGCGGTTGTCCGTCACTGGGATCATATCGAAGTTCGTGCTCAAGACGAAAGCCAGCGCCTTATTATACGTGATGCCCTGACGCGTATCCCGGGGATTCACCACGTCCTCGAAGTGGAAGAACACGACTATACCGATCTGCACAATATCTTCGAGCAAACGCTGGACATGTACCGCGATCAGGTGGAAGGCAAAACCTTCTGCGTGCGCGTCAAACGGCGCGGCAAGCACGACTTCAGCTCTCAGGACGTCGAGCGTTACGTCGGCGGCGGCCTGAACCAGCACATCGAGAGCGCGAAGGTCAATCTGACCTCGCCGCAGGTCACCGTGCATCTGGAAATCGAGCAGGATCGCCTGCTGCTGATCAAAGGCCGCTACGAAGGCATCGGCGGCTATCCGATCGGTACGCAGGAAGATGTCCTGTCGTTGATTTCGGGCGGCTTCGACTCCGGCGTGTCCAGCTACATGCTGATGCGCCGCGGTTGCCGAGTGCACTACTGCTTCTTCAACCTGGGCGGCGCGGCGCATGAGATAGGCGTAAAGCAGGTGGCCCACTACTTGTGGAACCGCTTCGGCAGCTCGCATCGCGTTCGCTTTGTCGCCGTCGATTTTGAACCGGTAGTCGGCGAAATTCTTGAGAAAGTCGACGACGGCCAGATGGGCGTGGTGCTGAAACGCATGATGGTGCGGGCGGCATCGAAAGTGGCTGAACGCTACGGCGTGCAGGCGCTGGTGACCGGCGAAGCGCTAGGACAGGTGTCCAGCCAGACGCTGACCAACCTGCGTATGATCGACAACGCGACGGATACGTTGATTCTGCGTCCGCTGATCTCGCACGATAAAGAACACATCATCAATATGGCGCGTCAGCTGGGCACCGAAGACTTTGCCAAGACCATGCCGGAGTATTGCGGCGTGATCTCGAAGAACCCAACGGTCAAAGCGGTGAAAGCCAAAATCGAGCACGAAGAGAGCCAGTTCGACTTCGATATTCTCGATCGCGTCGTGAGCGAAGCCCGTAATCTGGATATTCGCGAAATTGCCGAGCAGACCACGCAGGAAGTGGTGGCGGTCGAAACGGTGGATGCATTCGCCGCTAACGATATCCTGCTGGACATTCGCTCTCCGGATGAACAGGACGATCGCCCGCTGTCGCTGGAACAGATCGATATCAAGTCGTTGCCGTTCTACAAACTGGCGACCCAGTTCGGCGATCTGGACCAGAGCAAAACCTATCTGCTCTACTGCGAACGCGGTGTGATGAGCCGTTTGCAGGCGCTCTATTTGCGCGAGCAGGGCTTTGATAACGTGAAGGTTTATCGCCCCTGA
- the ispA gene encoding (2E,6E)-farnesyl diphosphate synthase, whose amino-acid sequence MTEFFEQLRAHHQRTDATLSQFIAALPFQNTPLVDAMSYGALLGGKRLRPFLVYTTGQLFGLKRESLDAPAAAVECIHAYSLIHDDLPAMDNDDLRRGQPTCHIRFGEASAILAGDALQTLAFSILADAPMPQVSDRDRLAMVSELAQASGVAGMCGGQSLDLVAEGHQVDLASLQQIHSHKTGALIRAAIRMGALAAGEAGRQALPCLDRYAAAIGLAFQVQDDILDVIGDSATTGKRQGADQQLGKSTYPGLLGLDEAKDKARRLYQDSLEALDDLVKVSSITLDVAPLQALASYIVERDK is encoded by the coding sequence ATGACAGAATTCTTTGAGCAACTGCGTGCCCACCATCAGCGCACGGACGCCACGCTGAGTCAGTTCATCGCCGCTCTGCCATTTCAGAATACTCCTCTGGTTGATGCCATGAGCTATGGGGCATTACTGGGGGGTAAACGGCTGCGTCCGTTTCTGGTGTATACGACCGGACAGCTTTTCGGCCTAAAGCGGGAAAGCCTGGACGCGCCAGCGGCGGCCGTCGAGTGCATACACGCCTACTCATTGATTCATGACGACCTGCCTGCCATGGACAACGACGATCTGCGCCGCGGGCAGCCGACCTGCCACATTCGTTTCGGCGAAGCCAGCGCGATCCTGGCTGGAGACGCGCTGCAAACGCTGGCGTTTTCGATTCTGGCCGATGCGCCGATGCCGCAGGTTAGCGACCGCGACCGTCTGGCGATGGTCTCCGAGCTGGCGCAGGCCAGCGGCGTCGCGGGCATGTGTGGTGGCCAGTCGCTGGATTTGGTCGCCGAAGGGCACCAGGTCGATTTGGCCTCGCTGCAACAGATCCACAGCCATAAAACCGGGGCGCTGATTCGAGCAGCCATACGGATGGGCGCTCTGGCCGCAGGCGAAGCGGGCCGGCAGGCTTTGCCCTGTCTCGACCGCTACGCTGCCGCCATCGGATTAGCTTTTCAGGTACAGGATGACATTCTGGATGTCATCGGCGACAGCGCCACCACCGGCAAACGCCAGGGAGCCGATCAGCAACTGGGTAAAAGTACCTATCCGGGGCTACTGGGGTTGGATGAGGCGAAAGACAAGGCGCGGCGTCTCTATCAGGACTCGCTGGAGGCGCTGGACGATCTGGTCAAAGTCAGTTCCATTACGCTGGACGTTGCGCCGCTGCAGGCGCTGGCGAGTTACATCGTTGAACGCGATAAATAA
- the nusB gene encoding transcription antitermination factor NusB produces MKPAARRRARECAVQALYSWQLSKNDIADVELQFLSEQDVKGVDITYFRELLTGVATQAERMDELMTPYLSRKLEELGQVEKAILRLAIFELSRRDDVPYKVAINEAIELAKVFGAEDSHKFVNGVLDKAAPHLRKK; encoded by the coding sequence GTGAAACCTGCTGCTCGTCGCCGCGCCCGTGAATGTGCGGTTCAAGCGCTTTATTCCTGGCAGTTATCTAAAAACGATATTGCCGATGTTGAACTACAATTCCTGAGCGAGCAGGATGTCAAAGGCGTTGACATCACCTATTTCCGCGAGCTGTTGACCGGGGTAGCGACGCAGGCCGAGCGTATGGATGAGTTAATGACGCCATATCTGTCCCGCAAGCTGGAAGAGCTGGGTCAGGTGGAAAAAGCCATCCTGCGTCTGGCGATCTTTGAACTGAGCCGTCGTGACGATGTGCCGTATAAGGTGGCCATCAATGAAGCCATCGAACTGGCTAAAGTGTTCGGCGCTGAAGACAGCCATAAGTTTGTCAACGGCGTGTTGGATAAAGCTGCCCCGCACCTGCGTAAAAAATAA
- the xseB gene encoding exodeoxyribonuclease VII small subunit: MPKKNEPPVSFESSLSELEQIVARLESGDLPLEEALQAFEQGIQLARQGQLKLQQAEQRVQILLNDEPEAALTPFTPDNE, translated from the coding sequence ATGCCGAAAAAAAACGAACCACCCGTGAGTTTCGAAAGCTCGCTAAGTGAGCTGGAACAGATTGTCGCCCGCCTTGAGTCGGGCGATCTGCCGTTGGAAGAGGCGCTGCAGGCGTTCGAACAAGGTATTCAACTTGCGCGACAAGGCCAGTTGAAGCTGCAGCAGGCGGAGCAACGCGTACAAATCCTGCTTAACGATGAACCCGAAGCGGCCTTGACGCCTTTTACTCCGGATAACGAGTAG
- the pgpA gene encoding phosphatidylglycerophosphatase A — protein MTTLVSENKGSREAKGRLRMLNPWHFLATGLGSGLSPWMPGTVGSLAAIPLWYLMILLPWQLYSLLVMLGIGIGVYLCQRTAKDMGVHDHGSIVWDEFVGMWITLMALPSMHWGWVAAGFVLFRLLDIWKPWPIRWFDRNVHGGMGIMVDDVIAGVAAAAMIYLLGHAQPW, from the coding sequence ATGACCACTTTGGTGAGTGAAAATAAAGGCTCGCGTGAGGCGAAAGGTCGCCTGCGAATGCTGAACCCGTGGCATTTTCTGGCGACCGGGCTGGGCAGTGGATTATCACCCTGGATGCCGGGAACGGTAGGATCATTGGCAGCGATCCCGCTGTGGTATCTGATGATTTTGTTGCCGTGGCAGCTGTATTCTCTGTTGGTCATGCTCGGCATCGGCATCGGCGTTTACCTCTGTCAGCGTACCGCGAAAGATATGGGCGTTCACGATCACGGCAGTATTGTGTGGGACGAATTCGTCGGGATGTGGATTACGCTGATGGCCCTGCCTTCCATGCATTGGGGTTGGGTGGCGGCAGGTTTTGTGCTGTTCCGTCTTCTTGATATCTGGAAGCCGTGGCCCATCCGCTGGTTTGACCGTAACGTGCATGGTGGCATGGGGATTATGGTCGATGATGTGATTGCCGGCGTGGCGGCGGCGGCCATGATCTATCTGTTGGGTCACGCTCAGCCGTGGTAA
- a CDS encoding YajQ family cyclic di-GMP-binding protein: MPSFDIVSEIDMQEVRNAVENASRELSTRWDFRNVPASFDLNEKAQTIKMASESDFQVKQLVDILREKLAKRGIEGSAVEVPEELEHSGKTYSVEAGLKQGIETAQAKKLVKLIKDSKLKVQAQIQGEQVRVTGKSRDDLQNVIALVRGADLGQPFQFNNFRD, translated from the coding sequence ATGCCATCTTTCGATATTGTTTCGGAAATTGATATGCAGGAAGTCCGCAATGCGGTGGAGAATGCATCGCGCGAGCTGAGCACCCGCTGGGATTTCCGCAACGTGCCCGCCAGCTTCGATCTGAATGAGAAAGCGCAAACCATTAAGATGGCGAGTGAGTCCGACTTTCAGGTTAAGCAACTGGTGGATATTCTGCGTGAGAAGCTGGCTAAACGCGGCATCGAAGGCAGCGCGGTAGAGGTGCCTGAAGAGCTCGAACACAGCGGTAAAACCTACAGCGTGGAAGCCGGGCTGAAGCAGGGAATTGAGACTGCGCAGGCGAAGAAGCTGGTCAAGCTGATCAAAGACAGCAAGCTGAAAGTTCAGGCGCAGATTCAGGGCGAGCAGGTGCGAGTGACCGGTAAGTCCCGCGACGATCTGCAAAACGTGATCGCGCTGGTGCGCGGCGCGGATCTGGGCCAGCCTTTCCAGTTCAATAATTTCCGCGACTAA
- the ribD gene encoding bifunctional diaminohydroxyphosphoribosylaminopyrimidine deaminase/5-amino-6-(5-phosphoribosylamino)uracil reductase RibD, producing MTLPSDEFYMARALELARRGRFTTAPNPNVGCVITRDGEIVGEGYHQKAGGPHAEVHALSMAGECARGATAYVTLEPCSHHGRTPPCADALIAAGVKRVVAAMQDPNPQVAGRGLTRLHQAGIDVSYGVMAAEAEQLNRGFSKRMRTGRPFVQLKMAASLDGRTAMASGESRWITSPQARQDVQRFRAESAAILSSSATVLADDPSLTVRWEEFDPEMQRAYPQDQLRQPVRVIVDSQERVTFRHRLIQQPGSTWLARRQADAQAWPSSVEQLALPLQGEGIDLVALMLLLGKREINSVWVEAGARLAGALLRANVVDEVLLYLAPKLLGEAARPLCVLPGLSQLSQAPEFSLAQVAQVGPDLRVTLKPQS from the coding sequence ATGACACTACCGTCGGATGAATTTTATATGGCCCGGGCGCTGGAACTGGCGCGCCGGGGCCGTTTCACCACCGCGCCCAATCCCAACGTAGGCTGCGTGATCACCCGCGACGGCGAGATCGTCGGCGAAGGCTATCACCAGAAGGCGGGCGGTCCTCATGCGGAAGTTCACGCGCTGAGCATGGCCGGTGAATGCGCGCGCGGCGCAACGGCTTACGTCACGTTAGAACCCTGTAGTCATCACGGGCGTACACCGCCCTGCGCGGATGCGCTGATCGCCGCCGGCGTGAAACGGGTTGTCGCCGCGATGCAGGATCCCAATCCACAGGTCGCCGGACGCGGGCTGACGCGATTGCATCAGGCCGGTATTGACGTCAGCTACGGCGTGATGGCGGCGGAAGCCGAGCAGCTTAATCGCGGTTTCTCCAAACGTATGCGCACCGGACGGCCCTTCGTACAGCTCAAAATGGCGGCGTCTCTGGATGGCCGCACGGCGATGGCTTCCGGCGAAAGCCGGTGGATCACGTCACCGCAGGCGCGCCAGGACGTACAGCGTTTTCGCGCCGAAAGCGCCGCTATCCTGAGCAGCAGCGCGACCGTGCTGGCGGACGATCCTTCTCTGACAGTGCGTTGGGAAGAGTTCGATCCCGAGATGCAGCGGGCGTATCCGCAGGATCAGCTGCGTCAGCCCGTCCGGGTGATTGTCGACAGCCAGGAGCGTGTCACGTTTCGTCATCGTCTGATTCAGCAGCCCGGGTCGACCTGGCTGGCACGTCGTCAGGCCGATGCGCAGGCATGGCCGTCGTCGGTAGAACAGTTGGCGCTGCCGTTGCAGGGCGAAGGGATCGATTTGGTGGCGTTGATGCTGCTGCTGGGCAAACGCGAGATCAACTCGGTGTGGGTCGAAGCGGGCGCGCGGCTGGCCGGTGCGTTGCTGCGCGCCAATGTGGTGGACGAAGTGCTGCTCTACCTCGCGCCTAAGCTGCTGGGAGAGGCGGCGCGTCCGCTCTGCGTCTTGCCGGGATTGTCCCAGTTGTCCCAGGCGCCTGAGTTTTCGCTGGCGCAGGTGGCGCAGGTGGGTCCCGATCTGCGCGTGACGCTTAAACCGCAGTCTTGA
- the yajL gene encoding protein deglycase YajL produces the protein MSASVLVCLAPGSEEIEAVTTIDLLVRAGIQVTTASVAGDGDLNIVCSRGVRILAEVPLVAVADRAFDAVVLPGGLEGAECFRDSPLLIERLRQTHLEGGIVAAICASPALVLEYHQLFPVGNMTGYPGMKSHIPEEKWLEKRVVFDPRVNLLTSQGPGTSIDFALKLIDLLVGKAKAADVAAQLVLPPGIYNYRD, from the coding sequence ATGAGCGCATCGGTACTGGTCTGCCTGGCCCCTGGTAGTGAAGAGATCGAAGCGGTCACCACGATAGACCTGCTGGTGAGAGCCGGTATTCAGGTGACGACCGCCAGCGTTGCCGGCGATGGCGATCTGAACATCGTCTGCTCTCGCGGCGTGCGTATTCTGGCGGAGGTTCCGCTGGTGGCCGTAGCCGATCGCGCCTTTGACGCAGTGGTCTTGCCGGGCGGACTGGAAGGGGCTGAGTGCTTTCGCGATAGTCCGCTGCTGATTGAACGCCTGCGCCAGACACATCTGGAGGGCGGCATCGTCGCGGCGATCTGTGCCTCGCCCGCCTTAGTGCTGGAGTATCACCAGCTGTTCCCTGTCGGGAATATGACCGGCTATCCGGGGATGAAATCGCACATCCCGGAAGAGAAATGGCTGGAGAAACGCGTCGTCTTTGACCCGCGCGTCAACCTGCTGACCAGCCAGGGGCCGGGCACCAGCATCGACTTCGCCCTGAAGCTGATTGACCTGCTGGTCGGCAAGGCCAAAGCGGCCGACGTCGCCGCTCAGCTGGTGCTGCCGCCGGGCATCTACAATTATCGGGATTGA
- the panE gene encoding 2-dehydropantoate 2-reductase, which yields MKITVLGCGAIGQLWLAALHQQGHDVQGWLRIPRPYCPVNVIALNGEHHNLNLTANDPDHLALSELLLVTLKAWQVSDAVCALLPRLSPKCTILLLHNGMGTLEELPKLTQPVLAGITTHAARRDRTVVTHVAAGTTRIGSVNGIEDLSPLADLLHHALPDVAWYNNITATCWLKLAANCVINPLTALYLCTNGELASRPQELTSLCQEIAQVMDREGLHTSTESLLLYINQIIHNTAANTSSMLQDLLAQRHTEIDYITGYLLKRGRAHGLTLPENRRLFEQIKQKESEYERIGTGLPGPW from the coding sequence ATGAAAATTACCGTCCTCGGCTGCGGCGCCATCGGGCAACTCTGGCTCGCCGCGCTTCATCAGCAAGGCCATGACGTCCAAGGCTGGCTGCGCATCCCTCGTCCCTACTGCCCGGTGAATGTGATCGCGCTCAACGGCGAACACCACAACCTGAATTTGACCGCCAACGATCCCGATCATCTGGCGCTGAGCGAGCTGTTGCTGGTGACGTTGAAGGCGTGGCAGGTCTCGGATGCGGTCTGCGCCCTGCTGCCGCGGCTGAGCCCGAAATGCACGATCCTGCTGTTGCATAACGGCATGGGTACGCTGGAAGAGCTCCCGAAGTTGACGCAGCCGGTGCTGGCCGGCATTACCACTCACGCCGCACGACGCGATCGCACCGTCGTGACGCATGTCGCCGCAGGCACCACGCGCATCGGCAGCGTCAACGGCATCGAGGACCTAAGTCCGCTGGCGGATCTCCTGCACCATGCCCTGCCGGACGTGGCCTGGTACAACAACATCACCGCCACCTGCTGGCTGAAGCTGGCCGCCAACTGCGTCATCAACCCGCTGACCGCCCTGTATCTCTGCACCAACGGCGAGCTGGCGTCTCGCCCACAGGAATTGACGTCGCTGTGTCAGGAGATAGCGCAGGTCATGGATCGGGAGGGGCTGCACACCTCGACCGAAAGCCTGTTACTCTATATCAATCAAATCATCCACAACACGGCGGCCAATACCTCCTCCATGCTGCAGGATTTATTGGCGCAGCGGCATACCGAGATTGACTATATCACCGGGTATCTGCTGAAACGCGGACGCGCCCACGGCTTAACGCTGCCGGAGAACCGCCGCCTGTTCGAACAGATTAAGCAAAAGGAGAGTGAATATGAGCGCATCGGTACTGGTCTGCCTGGCCCCTGGTAG